Below is a genomic region from Brassica oleracea var. oleracea cultivar TO1000 chromosome C9, BOL, whole genome shotgun sequence.
GCGACCGCACGGATATTTGTTTTTCATAATTGTGGGAAAAAACGAACCAACTGAACTAAAACCGATCCAAACCAAACCAAAGTCTATTATCAAATAGTTTGGTTTAAAATTTTCCCAACCCAAACAAACCGAACCGAAACCTATCCAAACCGAGAAACCTATGTGTTTTGTTATTATTTGAATTAATCATTCTAGCAATATACAATATACTAAAATCCTAACACTAAAGTCACTATTAACTTTATTAACGATGTTGGATTTTTTAATTTTCTATTTACTTTAGTTAACTTTGGTTTGATTGTATTCCTACAAAACTTTTGTGATTTTTAAGATTTGTTTTTATATTTTATATTAGATTTAATTTACAAAGTTTATTTTTGAAAAGCATTATTAACGATGTTTTTCAATTTTCAATTAATTTTAGTTAACTTTGATTTGATTATGTTCTTATAAATTTTTTGAGTTTTTAAAATGTTTTTATTTCAGTTTTATATTGGATTTAGTTTACATAGTTTATTTTTTCATAGTCTCCAACATGATGATTTCATAACCATGTGTTTATGTTTTAAAATATGATTGCTCTTAAAAGAATTAAATTAAGGAAACCCGATTAAACCAAACCAAAACACAAACCGAGCCGAATACAAACCGAACCGAAACCGATCCAAACCAAACTAATCATGGTTTACTTCAGTTGGAAAAATTCTAGAACCGAATTACCAAACCGAACCCAAACCGAACCGATAAAATAACTGAAGTGCCCATCCCTAATAATTGTATGTTCCACTTATAAATGATTTACATAAATATAATTTTTTATGTTCTTTTTATAGATTCTTATGTTATTGAGTTTTGACATATTTGTGTCTTGTTCAATGTGTTTAGGGTTCATTTATAAATTACCAGATTGTGTTTTTTTTTATTATGCTTTTATTCATTTTACTTGGTAAAATAAATATTAATGTGTAAAACATTAGAGTTTTAAGTATATTTGTGAGTTTTATGAAATTAAAATATAAATTTCAGGATTTAAAGATGAATATAAAGTTCAAAATTTACATTGATATTCTTTTAAACAAATACATTATTTAAACAGAAACATAAATAAATAGTGAAAGCAAGTTACAAAAAAAAATATTAAAAAATAAGTACAGATTTTTGCGAATTTTATTTATCAAGCCTAAATTGTTTATACTTACGTATAAGTTGATTTACATAATATAACAACTAAACATTTTATTTACAATTTTATGTTTTAAATTGGTAACCAGTTTTGATATATAAATTTTATTTAATAGTACTTTTTGTTAGTCATTATTTACCTTATTACAAATAAAAAATTAAATTTATAAAAATTTATATATCAAATGGGTTACCAATTTAAAACCGGTACATTAAAGTAAACCAAACTAAACCAATTTTTAAGAAAAAAATAAAAACTAAACATAAAACTAAAACCTAGTCTAGGCCGTCTCTGTCTTGTTTCCCTCTCTGCCTCTCTTCTTCTCTGCCTCTCTTCTTATTGTTAGGCTTCACCAGCGTCGGTGAAGAGAAGGCAGGCTCTGTCGCAAGACTTCGTTAACTTCCTTTCTCTGCGGAAGAATCAAAACACAAAAACAATTATAAAATAAAGTTCTCCACCTAAATTAATAAGCGAAGCATGGGATTCGAAAGCTTTAGTAGTCTTAAGCATGGAACTATTCACAATAGTTGTAATCTCATTAGCTCTGTAATTCGCCTAAAAAAAAAAGAAAAGAAATCAGTCACACAATGAATCAATCCTTCATTAATGAAATTAAGTTATACTGTGAGAACTTCATCTTTTTTTTTTTTTTGAAAAGGTGAGAACTTCATCTTTTATAGAAGAGATTAGTTACATCGCTCGCATCGTTTCACCCTGGTTTTGGCAATTGCATGTGCTGTAGTTCTTCTTCTTCCTCATTTTCTGAGTGTTAATTGAATGTTAACCCAAAGCCAAGTACGTACACCGTGAAGGAAGGTGCACAACGGATTTGGAGTAGATTAATATATTACCTACCATAAATTATTCCTGAACTAAGGTACGAACTTATGATCTAGCGAAGTAATGGGGGTTAGGGAAATTATATTAAACGGATGTGTTTTATGGCAGTGGCGTGAGGTTGTAATTATTGGGGAAAATTAAGTACAAAATGTAGTTCAGTTTTAATAGTTGATAGATAATTTAAGCAAAAGCCAATCACTCGCCTCTTTAGACTAGTGTCGTATGAGAAACAAATGCGTGCAATGCACAGTTTAGTAACCCAGCTCCCATCATGTAGTATATATTATTTTTATGATTTAGTTGAAATATCTTTTGTCAACAATATTTGTTATTATTTGGTAACATTTTTGAATAATATAAAGTTTTTAAATGTAAAATTTAAAATTTAAAAATGTTTTATTTTAATTATTAACTAGATTCTGACCCGCTCTTTGAAGGACAGGCATATTTTTTGTTTAACATTTTTATAGAAATTTTCATATTTGTGTTTTATTTTGTAAAATATTTCTCTTAACTCCAACTTGTTATAAAAATTGTTCAAATTATATTGTATGTGAAATAAAAAATAGTGTTTTAAAAAACTTACTGTATTTTTAAACATTTTTTCTTATATTTTTAATATTGATATATTTATAGTTATATATTAAAATTAATTAAATTACTAACTATGGTTTATCTACAGTCAATCAAATAACCAATAACCGAAAACATTCCGGTTCAATGTTGTGATTGTGTTTGAAACATTAATTTAAACATATATTTAGGTTTTATATTTTCTTATAATATATCATTGCCAAGTTTCGATTAATTTTTGTAGTAGAGATAATATTTATGAAAGTATAGTATCAATATCATTGGTTGCCAAACAACATAATTTTTATTTAGTGGACTTATACGATTTAGAATCAAAAGAAGTCTACATTTTTAATTGAAAGTATGAGTCGACAGTAAATTCGTTTCATTTCATTACCCAGAGTCAACATCCATCGTAAAAGGTTTTAAAAAAGAAGAAGTATGAGTCGACAGTTTTAATTGAAAGTAGTGGGTTCCTATTAGGTCATGTTCCTATTAAATCCTAATTTAATAGTATTGATAGTTTAATTTAAGTTATTTTATAAAATTTTAGATATATATGACAAATATAGACTAAATTTGATGAAATTTAGGTATTCTATGTCCTTTTCGGATCCTAAATACATGAATCCGACCCGAATCTGATACAGATCCAAAAATTATGGCTATTTTACAAGTATTTTAATTATAGACCTGAACTTACCCGGATCCGAAAAGACCGAAATTTATAACCTATGGGGTCTAAATGTCTAGGACCTGAAAGGAACCGGTCCGAACCCGACCCGAAGATCCGAACAGCCATGCTTAGTTAGGTAGTACTATTGTATTTAAGTTACTAACCACAAAGTTGATCGAACCCGGCAGCCACACTTATCTTTTTAAATCTCCTTTTCAAAAGCCTCTGGCCGAGAAAGAGTATCTAACTTAAGAGTTGTTGTACTTGACGCACTTTCCAGGCTTTTTAGTTAGGTTTTACTTCACCAGCTTTTAGTGGAAACTTCGGACAAAAAAAAGAGAATATTACCCAATATATGTAAGCCACGTGTCATATTAAGCTGTACCCACGTGCTTAGCCGGTTGCTTGATCCAATCCTTCGCTCTTCTCAAGTCTCCGTATTCGTGTACGTATATATATGTCGTGTACGTATATATATGTGCAGTAAAAAATGTAATAAAACTTAATGCTATCTCTTTCTTTATTAATTACAAATCAAAGTACATACAGTATTAAATTCTTTGCTTCAATCACCTATTTTTAATTTGCATTATTACGTGTAAAATGGAGAGTCCATGTAACTATTTTAGATATTTATTACATTTCTCTAGAATTTAAATAGTTTGTAACTGAAGCTTTATATTAAAGGAGAAACAAAAAAATATCTTACAAAAGAAATGTCGTTTTCGTAATTATCAGACTTTCCAAATAAAATTATTTCACTTTTTTTCTGAAAAAAGAAAAGAAGTAAGAAAGGCTTCTTCATCAAACATAACGTATTGCTTCATCTTCTTCCTCTTCTCTAACATTCCCCGGTATGGGTCTCACCACTTCTTAACTTCTCTCTCTCTCTCTCTCTCTCTTTTATATCTTCTTGATAAGTATGAAGAAGCCATCTCAATTCAGATCCAATCATACCCTTCTCTTCTTTCTCTGATCACCAATCAATCAAAGCACACAACCAACAACAATTCAGCTTCTGTGATTACAATCTGGGTATGTCGAAATCTTCTTTTCTTTGCTTGTTTTAACTTAATTTTGTTTTTCTTAAATTAGATAGAGAGTTTAGTCATAATTACTTTGAAAGTTTGATTTTTCGTGGGAGTAGTATGATTGATAGCTAAGTAAAGGAAAAAAATTTGAAACTTTTCAAGAAAATCAAGAATCTCTATAAACCCTTTTGAAGATTTGCTCAGTTTAAGGAAAAAAATACTGAGAATTTGGGTTTTTGGTTGAGTTTAGGAACAAGAGAGCATGGCGATGTTAGTTGAGCCACCAAATGGGATCAAACAGCAAGGGAAACATTACTACTCCATGTGGCAAACACTGTTCGAAATCGACACTAAGTATGTTCCCATCAAACCCATCGGAAGAGGAGCTTACGGTGTGGTTTGTTCTTCCATCAACCGCGAGACCAACGAGAAGGTCGCCATCAAAAAGATTCACAATGTGTTCGAGAATCGCGTTGACGCGTTGAGGACGCTGAGAGAGCTCAAGCTTCTTAGGCACGTGAGGCATGATAACGTGATCGCGCTTAAAGACGTTATGCTGCCTACGAATAAATCGAGTTTCAAAGATGTTTACTTGGTTTACGAGCTGATGGATACTGATCTTCATCAGATCATCAAATCATCTCAGTCTCTTTCTGATGATCACTGCAAATACTTCTTGTTCCAGGTAATGCAACTCTTACATTTCTCATGTATTATCTTTTTTTCTTTTTTAAATACCAGGAGGTTCAGGTCGAAGCCTGTAATCCCCAATACCTGAAATCACAGCATGTTATATTAATTTCGTCCCAGCGGTCACTCGAACTAGGGGCCTCTGGGTCTCTGGTCTCATGTTGTTTTTTTGTTTTGTTATGCGTTTAGTTGCTAAGAGGATTGAAGTATCTTCACTCTGCAAACATCCTTCACCGAGATTTGAAGCCAGGGAACCTCTTAGTCAACGCTAACTGCGATCTAAAGATATGCGACTTCGGGTTAGCTAGAACGAGCCAGGGAAATGAACAGTTCATGACCGAGTATGTGGTCACGCGTTGGTACAGAGCACCTGAGCTTCTTCTCTGCTGTGACAACTACGGAACCTCAATTGATGTCTGGTCGGTTGGATGCATATTCGCGGAGATTCTTGGTCGAAAACCGATATTCCCGGGGACGGAATGTCTCAACCAGCTTAAGCTCATCATCAACGTCGTTGGTAGCCAGCAAGAGTCTGATATTCGGTTTATAGACAACCCGAAAGCTCGAAGATTCATTAAGTCTCTTCCTTTCTCGAGGGGTACGCATCTCTCCAATCTCTACCCTCAAGCCAATCCTCTGGCTATTGATTTGCTGCAGAGGATGCTAGTGTTTGATCCGACCAAGAGAATCTCTGTAACCGATGCACTCTCGCACCCGTACATGGCGGGACTGTTTGACTCTGGCTCTAATCCACCCGCGCATGTCCCAATCTCTCTGGACATAGATGAGAACATGGAGGAACGGATGATCAGAGAGATGATGTGGGACGAGATGCTTTATTACCACCCTGGAGCAGAAACTGCAAACCCCTAATCATCATCGTCATCCAGTTATCTTTTTTTCCTTCTAAAATGCAGCTTTGATGTTATGTTATATAGCGAGTGTTTTCATCTCGTCTGTTTATTTAGATACAGTTGAATGAGTGAGTAGTAGCAAAACATAATTTGAAGAACTGATTTAGTATCCTTTTTCAATTTTGTAAATGTGAATCGTGTGAGACTGTTTTTAAGTTGAGGCTTGTTCTTTCTTAATTGTCTGTGACCTATGAGGTTACTTCATGTTTTCAGACCAAACCCTCTGTATTGTTTCTAAAGTGATACAAGTCTGAGTGTTGGTAAACATATTACCAACTTTGTATCACAAGACATTCATTGATGTCACAAATCTCTGTAAATACAAAGACGAGCTTCACTAGGAATTAGCTTGATTACGGGATGTACAGCTGAAGTAAAATATGAAGTCGGGATAGAAATGCCCATATACTCAATTTTTATTTTTATTATCGAGTTTTACTAACTTGGTTTGTATTTGTAGGAGAGTCTTGATGAGAGGCTATTTCAAAGTTACAAACATGAAGGGCTTTTGTCAGATGATTATGGTATGTCTTAGTCATGGAATCATCAATCTTTAAAGTATGCACTGGAAGTACAATTGATTAGCTCCATATTAGGTTTCAATGATGCAAAAGCAAAATTTCATTTGTAACATATGTTGTGTCATCACCTACTTTTGTGATTTGCTTAAAACTTAGTTGAAAACCATGATTCTATGGTGTCCTTAATGCTATATATTACTTGTTGAATAATCATGGTATTGTTTCTAAAGTGATACAAGTCTGAGTGTTGGTAAACATATTACCAACTTTGTATCACATGACGTTTATTGGTTGACATTGTTGGGCCGGCGGCTGTGTAAATACTTTCACATCACACCACTAGGAATTGTAATCGAGCTATATATTTAAGCTAAGAAGTAACTTTGTAACTATCTTTTCTACTCAAATTGCATGCATTTGCCATTGAAAAAACTCTTCCACTTAACATCCTAAAGACCATTAAGTTGAAAGAACTTTTGTATTTATCTTATCTTTCCTAAGCTCTCTTTTGTATGTGATTTGTCTTGATCCTTATTATGGAACTTTGGTTTTTTATACCTCCACTAATATGTAATTAGGATAAAAAAAATTAACTTGGGCTGGTCTTAAGTCTCTTAACTTGGAATTTATTTATTTGAAATGATATTAATAACAAAGAAAGGAAGCTAGCCAACCTGATTAGAACAGAAAACTCATTTAGTTTTTAGGCAACACTATGGTCAAAAATATGCTTCAAGGCTCTATTTCAATGTTAGATCTTCTTCCCTTTCATAGTTTTGATGAGGTTCAGTTCTTCCTATATTCCTTAATCTATTCAAAAATAAGGAGATCACATTTGTAAAATGGTATCAAATTCAATTATTTTGATCTATCACTCTAATCTGCATGGATTATGAAACAGTCTCAAGCATTGTATGCATAACTATCACCGCCAGCATCGATGCACCAATTGTCGGAGTCTTTTATAACTTTATATAGTTGCAGAGAATCAAATCACTTTAAACAGAAGCACATGACCTGTAAGATCTTCTTGAACATATGTAAAATAAAGCTATTTTGGCTCTTTGAAGGAGGCTTTGCTTAGTGGTGAAGTAGTAGGCAATTTGTAGCTCCTTCGTTTTTCCTGGTGTTATACTTAATTTTCATAAAGACAAAACATCTGAATCATTAATATTGTTGGGCTTTTTTCCAAAACTAACCTAAATTTTTTTATCACGTGCAAAACTAATTTTTTCAAAAAATATTTTAATATTTTTATCCTAACATATTAATTATTCACGAAAATACTATTATGTATTTTTTTTTTCAAAATACATTGATATACCAAAACAATCCTCTTCATTTTTACTTTATTTCAAAAATATTATTGTCATTAACCAAAAACCAAGCTCTACATGCTTTTTAATTCTATTTTTATTTTATTATACATAAAATCATTTATCTTGCACTTCTTCTCTTGGTTCATCCAAAAACTTTCATATTTTGGATTTCCAAGTCACATTCACATTGAACTTCCTCAAATTTGAGTATTATTGGTTATTAATGATTGTGTTTCTTTCATTTAGCTTAAATTAGGAAACAGGAATTATGGGTGCTTGAAAACACTAAATATGAACTCTCAATGGATCTAGA
It encodes:
- the LOC106319482 gene encoding mitogen-activated protein kinase 7, which produces MAMLVEPPNGIKQQGKHYYSMWQTLFEIDTKYVPIKPIGRGAYGVVCSSINRETNEKVAIKKIHNVFENRVDALRTLRELKLLRHVRHDNVIALKDVMLPTNKSSFKDVYLVYELMDTDLHQIIKSSQSLSDDHCKYFLFQLLRGLKYLHSANILHRDLKPGNLLVNANCDLKICDFGLARTSQGNEQFMTEYVVTRWYRAPELLLCCDNYGTSIDVWSVGCIFAEILGRKPIFPGTECLNQLKLIINVVGSQQESDIRFIDNPKARRFIKSLPFSRGTHLSNLYPQANPLAIDLLQRMLVFDPTKRISVTDALSHPYMAGLFDSGSNPPAHVPISLDIDENMEERMIREMMWDEMLYYHPGAETANP